A genome region from Akkermansiaceae bacterium includes the following:
- a CDS encoding NINE protein gives MPDAKAPTHSTGLGYIMWVFGFIGIHRFYYGKPATGILWMLTGGLLLIGWIVDLFLIPSMERQAAGRYAAGKYDYSAAWLLQLFLGLLGIHRFYLGKIPTGILWLLTGGLFGLGWIYDFCTLNGQVDERNRATD, from the coding sequence ATGCCAGATGCCAAAGCGCCAACCCACAGCACCGGTCTAGGATACATCATGTGGGTCTTCGGATTCATCGGGATCCACCGCTTCTACTACGGGAAGCCCGCCACCGGCATCCTCTGGATGCTCACCGGCGGCTTGCTGCTAATCGGCTGGATCGTGGATCTTTTCCTCATCCCCTCCATGGAAAGGCAGGCGGCGGGCAGATACGCGGCGGGCAAATACGATTATTCGGCAGCCTGGCTGCTCCAGCTTTTCCTAGGCCTCCTGGGCATTCACCGCTTCTACCTCGGGAAAATCCCCACCGGCATCCTCTGGCTCCTCACCGGCGGACTCTTCGGCCTCGGCTGGATCTACGATTTCTGCACGCTCAACGGCCAGGTGGACGAGAGGAACCGGGCGACCGATTGA
- a CDS encoding PhoH family protein, which produces MNPSIVSMQPALFEESPAVSVPRKTRRSSAASKAIEEFGLKAPSKQGKNYVLDTNVLLHDPACLERFKENHICILVDVLAELDKFKGEQSERGANARRVHRRLTDIFATANVVTGGVPTEGGGTIRLVIYDPSACPDNSEQLKQFYRIFPDRERVDHRILAACFLLKQYNPDGQVALVTKDINLQLKARAVSIECQDYLNDKVDAREVSNYDVRRVEVDTAELHRFASSGEITLGPERSAGIATNEYVLLSCGEKQTMPARLHFSGCFVRLNIPEVLKIPDGQTLKPLNLGQRCLIDALLNPDISLVTCYGHAGTGKTLVAVAAGLHEMFNRRYNGITVSRPVVSMGDQLGFLPGSLDEKMRPWLQPIHDALDLLMRPNLPLGPKRKQAKPNAGGLPPKKPYEMLMEQGILEIEALCYIRGRSIPNRFFILDEAQQLTPQEAKTIVTRMSRDSKLVLVGDPAQIDNPYVDSRSNGLVYTRNRLKGQPFTAHVALNRGERSELAEAGAQLM; this is translated from the coding sequence ATGAACCCCAGCATCGTGTCCATGCAACCCGCCCTGTTCGAAGAATCACCCGCCGTTTCGGTCCCGAGAAAAACCCGGCGATCCTCCGCCGCCAGCAAGGCCATCGAGGAATTCGGCCTCAAGGCACCATCGAAGCAGGGAAAGAACTACGTGCTCGACACCAATGTCCTCCTGCATGACCCCGCTTGCCTTGAGCGTTTCAAGGAAAACCACATCTGCATACTCGTCGATGTCCTCGCGGAGCTCGACAAGTTCAAGGGCGAGCAATCCGAGCGCGGAGCGAACGCCCGCCGCGTGCACCGCCGGCTCACCGACATATTTGCTACTGCAAACGTAGTAACTGGAGGCGTTCCCACCGAGGGCGGGGGAACCATCCGCCTGGTCATCTACGATCCCTCCGCATGCCCGGACAACTCCGAGCAACTCAAGCAATTCTACCGGATTTTCCCCGACCGCGAGCGCGTCGATCACCGCATCCTCGCCGCCTGCTTCCTGCTCAAGCAATACAATCCGGACGGCCAGGTCGCTCTCGTCACCAAGGACATCAACCTCCAGCTCAAGGCGCGCGCCGTCAGTATCGAGTGCCAGGACTACCTCAATGATAAGGTCGATGCCCGCGAGGTCTCGAACTACGATGTCCGCCGTGTCGAGGTCGATACCGCAGAGCTGCACCGCTTCGCCAGCAGCGGGGAGATCACGCTGGGGCCGGAGCGTTCTGCCGGGATCGCCACCAATGAATACGTCCTGCTCTCCTGCGGCGAGAAACAGACAATGCCCGCGCGCCTGCATTTCAGCGGCTGCTTCGTCCGGCTGAATATACCCGAAGTCCTGAAAATCCCCGACGGCCAGACGCTCAAGCCGCTCAACCTCGGCCAGCGCTGCCTGATCGACGCCCTCCTCAACCCGGACATTTCCCTCGTCACCTGCTATGGACATGCGGGAACGGGAAAAACCCTGGTCGCCGTCGCCGCCGGACTGCATGAGATGTTCAACCGCAGATACAACGGCATCACCGTCAGCCGCCCGGTCGTCTCGATGGGGGATCAGCTCGGATTCCTGCCCGGCTCGCTCGATGAGAAGATGCGCCCCTGGCTCCAGCCCATCCATGATGCGCTCGACCTGCTGATGCGCCCCAACCTCCCGCTCGGCCCCAAGCGCAAGCAGGCCAAGCCCAACGCGGGCGGGCTGCCGCCGAAAAAGCCCTACGAGATGCTCATGGAGCAGGGGATCCTGGAAATCGAAGCCCTCTGCTACATCCGCGGCCGCTCGATCCCGAACCGCTTCTTCATCCTCGACGAGGCGCAGCAGCTTACCCCGCAGGAGGCGAAGACCATCGTCACCCGCATGTCGAGGGACTCGAAGCTGGTGCTCGTCGGAGATCCTGCGCAGATCGACAATCCCTACGTGGACAGCCGCAGCAACGGCCTGGTTTACACCCGCAACCGCCTCAAGGGCCAGCCATTCACAGCCCACGTTGCCTTGAACCGGGGAGAACGCTCAGAGCTTGCCGAGGCGGGGGCGCAGCTGATGTAA
- the typA gene encoding translational GTPase TypA gives MSLKIRNLAIIAHVDHGKTTLVDQLLQAGGTYRENQATQERAMDSMDLEREKGITIKAKNTAILWEGYTINIVDTPGHADFGAEVERVMKMVDGVLLVVDAAGGPQAQTRFVLRKALAEGLKPIVVVNKIDRPLSNPLKVHDQVLELFLDLDATEEQFNAPFCYGSARDGYFMDHPDDERKDCIPLLKKIVEFIPEPAADPEAPFHMLVSNIEWDSFVGRVAVGKVLGGSVKKGDTIWLHRKDGTSQQSKVMKTFTYSGLATEDSEGCGAGGIVGIAAGIENIDIGETLAATKEQEALPFVEIDPPTISMEFSINDGPLAGKEGKHVTSRAIRDRLMHEVKTNVSLQVEDTDQAGVFNVSARGAMQIAVLVETMRREGFELCVSRPTVIYRRDESGKLLEPFETLYIESPGEYAQGILKLLINRKGQMENMETEPSGETLITALIPTRGLIGFETEIVNLTSGHGIMSHLFREYGPHAGEIVTRTTGTLVSMDSGVATTYSLQALEDRGTLFVGANDAIYGGMLVGENPRVGDMPVNPVKEKHLDNMRSSGKDKTSKLSPPIRFSLERAIEYIDADELVEATPQNIRLRKRLLDEGARKRAAKGIKGEDRSNRGK, from the coding sequence ATGTCACTCAAGATCCGCAACCTCGCCATCATCGCCCACGTTGACCACGGCAAAACCACCCTCGTCGACCAACTCCTGCAAGCCGGCGGCACCTACCGTGAGAACCAGGCCACCCAGGAGCGCGCCATGGATTCCATGGATCTTGAGCGCGAAAAAGGCATCACCATCAAGGCCAAGAACACCGCCATCCTCTGGGAAGGCTACACGATCAACATCGTAGACACCCCCGGCCACGCCGACTTCGGGGCCGAGGTCGAGCGCGTCATGAAAATGGTCGATGGCGTTCTCCTCGTCGTGGACGCCGCGGGCGGCCCGCAGGCGCAGACGCGCTTCGTGCTCCGCAAGGCTCTCGCCGAAGGCCTCAAGCCCATCGTCGTCGTCAACAAGATCGACCGCCCGCTTTCCAATCCGCTCAAGGTACACGACCAGGTGCTTGAGCTTTTCCTAGACCTCGACGCCACCGAGGAACAGTTCAACGCGCCGTTCTGCTACGGCTCCGCCCGCGACGGCTACTTCATGGATCATCCCGATGACGAACGGAAGGACTGCATCCCGCTCCTGAAAAAAATCGTCGAGTTCATCCCCGAGCCAGCCGCCGATCCGGAGGCCCCTTTCCACATGCTCGTCTCCAACATCGAGTGGGACAGCTTCGTCGGCCGCGTGGCGGTTGGCAAAGTCCTCGGCGGCTCCGTGAAGAAGGGCGACACCATCTGGCTCCACCGCAAGGACGGCACCTCGCAGCAGTCCAAGGTGATGAAGACCTTCACCTACTCCGGCCTCGCCACGGAGGACTCGGAAGGCTGCGGCGCGGGCGGCATCGTCGGCATAGCGGCCGGCATCGAGAACATCGACATCGGCGAGACCCTCGCCGCCACCAAGGAGCAGGAAGCCCTTCCCTTCGTGGAAATCGATCCTCCAACCATTTCCATGGAGTTCTCCATCAACGACGGCCCGCTGGCCGGCAAGGAAGGCAAGCACGTCACCTCACGCGCGATCCGCGACCGCCTCATGCACGAGGTGAAGACCAACGTCTCGCTCCAGGTCGAGGACACCGACCAGGCGGGCGTCTTCAACGTCTCCGCCCGCGGCGCGATGCAGATCGCCGTGCTCGTGGAAACCATGCGCCGCGAAGGATTCGAGCTCTGCGTTTCCCGCCCGACCGTGATCTACCGCCGCGACGAGAGCGGGAAGCTCCTCGAGCCCTTCGAGACCCTCTACATCGAGTCGCCCGGCGAATACGCCCAGGGCATCCTGAAGCTCCTCATCAACCGCAAGGGCCAGATGGAGAACATGGAGACCGAGCCCTCCGGCGAGACCCTCATCACCGCCCTCATCCCGACCCGCGGCCTGATCGGCTTCGAAACGGAAATCGTCAACCTCACCTCCGGCCACGGCATCATGTCCCACCTTTTCCGCGAATACGGCCCGCATGCCGGGGAGATCGTCACCCGCACCACGGGCACGCTCGTCTCGATGGATTCCGGTGTCGCAACCACCTACTCCCTGCAGGCGCTCGAGGATCGCGGCACCCTCTTCGTCGGAGCCAACGACGCGATCTACGGCGGCATGCTCGTCGGGGAAAACCCGCGCGTCGGGGACATGCCGGTCAACCCCGTAAAGGAGAAGCACCTCGACAACATGCGCTCCTCCGGCAAGGACAAGACCTCCAAGCTCTCCCCACCCATCCGTTTCTCGCTGGAGCGCGCCATCGAATACATCGATGCGGACGAGCTCGTGGAAGCGACCCCGCAGAACATCCGCCTGCGCAAGCGCCTGCTCGACGAGGGTGCCCGCAAGCGCGCCGCGAAAGGCATCAAGGGCGAAGACCGCAGCAATCGCGGGAAGTGA
- a CDS encoding TIGR02597 family protein, whose translation MPFRPFWEIFFFSHTHFFPLLESQQPKRKINPSQTSRPPALVAAAMLLIVQALPSAPVYTDPIGFNKITCLTNSDTIVGVPFRAEGSLKSVLASAPVTAGDGETATLTISNSSLNPGALGTHYVKFDGGTRDGRWYDITANTANTLTIDLNGDNLTGVLSGNSLVIARYWTLDSLFPPAQATTSWTLDPESGIQVPNGHAIVSSLGTAPSGRRTQILFPNNATLGTNRPSTDIFYINRNTNLWVRVAGSVTPPGETIIFPDTYITIRHVPSVTHSTILRVSGDVVTNNQSIALSTRPLGAGSNDNYVAIPRPVDVSLWDLNIVQSGAFTASSGTSPAARRDQLLVYNNSIPQINRPVDAIYYYLVDKWVKVGDATQSSQNNVIIPSSAGLIVRKYNTAGGVTSHWINTPSY comes from the coding sequence TTGCCTTTCCGTCCCTTTTGGGAAATTTTCTTCTTCTCGCACACGCATTTTTTCCCCTTACTTGAGAGTCAACAACCCAAGCGCAAGATCAATCCGTCACAAACATCCCGCCCTCCGGCACTCGTTGCGGCCGCAATGCTTCTCATTGTGCAGGCTCTTCCGTCCGCGCCTGTTTACACCGATCCCATCGGCTTCAACAAGATCACCTGTCTCACCAACTCCGACACCATCGTCGGCGTTCCTTTCCGCGCCGAAGGCAGCCTGAAAAGCGTCCTCGCATCCGCCCCGGTGACGGCAGGCGACGGCGAAACAGCTACACTCACGATCTCCAATAGCAGCCTGAACCCCGGCGCCCTCGGCACACACTATGTGAAATTCGACGGCGGCACCCGCGACGGTCGCTGGTACGACATCACCGCCAACACCGCCAACACCCTCACCATCGATCTCAACGGCGACAACCTCACCGGCGTCCTCTCCGGAAACAGCCTCGTCATCGCCCGCTACTGGACCCTCGACTCCCTGTTTCCCCCCGCACAAGCCACCACATCCTGGACGCTCGATCCAGAATCCGGAATCCAGGTGCCCAACGGGCATGCGATCGTATCATCGCTTGGAACCGCTCCATCCGGCAGGAGGACACAAATTCTTTTTCCAAACAACGCTACCTTAGGCACTAACCGGCCTTCCACTGATATTTTCTACATCAATCGGAACACTAATTTATGGGTGCGTGTCGCAGGTAGCGTCACTCCTCCAGGAGAAACAATCATTTTCCCGGATACATACATTACCATACGGCATGTCCCGTCCGTAACCCATTCGACAATCCTTAGGGTATCCGGTGATGTTGTGACCAACAACCAATCAATCGCCCTTTCCACCAGGCCTTTGGGTGCTGGTAGCAATGACAATTATGTGGCCATCCCTCGCCCCGTTGACGTTTCCCTTTGGGATCTGAACATTGTTCAGTCTGGCGCCTTCACGGCAAGTTCAGGGACATCTCCCGCAGCGCGACGCGACCAGCTTCTCGTCTACAACAACTCTATCCCACAGATCAACAGGCCGGTTGACGCCATTTACTATTATCTTGTGGACAAGTGGGTGAAGGTTGGCGACGCCACGCAATCATCCCAGAACAATGTCATAATCCCATCCAGTGCCGGTTTGATCGTCAGGAAATACAATACGGCTGGCGGAGTTACTTCACATTGGATCAATACGCCAAGCTACTAA
- a CDS encoding PEP-CTERM sorting domain-containing protein has protein sequence MNHKPFTFLLLTTLSHCVASHGATTAQLYVDKLNTSGGIGNPASSSAWAIIYDQNNDGNLPGGLTDGTSVTIANASATAAAFGSSTALSVNTLLSSGDRIIAVGTIPVSGILDDLITFDIGTGLNQVASGRKFSLFWFPGLSVGDNFDTTGAYELGGIFEQNPHAPSFSDYGMVVPGDNENGLFLALDSTAGFPESRLVAVAVPEPGSMLLAVFGTVALLSRRRA, from the coding sequence ATGAACCATAAGCCATTCACGTTTCTTTTATTGACCACCCTCTCGCATTGCGTTGCTTCTCATGGGGCTACGACAGCCCAGCTCTACGTCGACAAACTGAACACTTCGGGCGGGATCGGGAATCCAGCTTCGAGTTCGGCTTGGGCAATCATTTATGACCAGAATAACGATGGAAATTTGCCGGGAGGGCTGACCGACGGAACATCTGTCACCATCGCAAACGCAAGTGCGACCGCCGCTGCTTTCGGGTCTAGCACTGCATTATCAGTCAATACACTCTTGAGCAGCGGTGATCGTATCATCGCGGTAGGAACCATTCCTGTGAGCGGCATACTTGATGACTTGATAACATTCGACATAGGCACCGGCCTCAATCAGGTCGCAAGCGGTAGGAAATTTTCGCTTTTCTGGTTTCCAGGTCTATCGGTCGGGGATAATTTTGATACAACCGGAGCTTATGAGTTAGGCGGTATTTTCGAGCAGAACCCTCACGCGCCTTCTTTTTCTGATTACGGAATGGTTGTCCCTGGCGATAACGAGAACGGCCTTTTCCTTGCATTGGATTCTACGGCTGGTTTCCCAGAATCTCGTCTCGTAGCCGTTGCCGTCCCGGAACCCGGCAGCATGCTGCTCGCGGTGTTCGGCACCGTTGCCCTCTTGTCCCGTAGACGGGCGTGA
- a CDS encoding helix-turn-helix domain-containing protein, giving the protein MRWTRDDRLPNPLEKLGMGLGFFRRYADSFWQATGMELDLVYADGEPWESVASRVRGDFCRNVALDPGKAELCRNCFRNACQLARGKDGFHTVDCHAGQRFSVRPIGEIGGAGVLLLTGRVTAGARRKTAEDSAGKQTVPQSIKTQEAYRGALDLIGITLPYLRIRLDVDLLLAAREFPPMVRKACQYVDDHFQENISVAGVALACGVSEDYLSHTFSKCTGNPLSRYIAAVRIGHAMYLLQDEKPGIAEIAFEVGFGSLSQFNRTFRALRGMAPGEFRRQEREGSGK; this is encoded by the coding sequence ATGAGATGGACTCGGGATGACAGGCTGCCAAACCCGTTGGAAAAACTGGGGATGGGGCTGGGCTTTTTCCGCCGCTACGCTGACTCCTTCTGGCAGGCCACCGGAATGGAGCTGGATCTGGTCTATGCGGACGGCGAGCCGTGGGAGAGTGTTGCCAGCCGGGTGAGAGGGGATTTCTGCAGAAATGTCGCGCTTGATCCTGGCAAGGCCGAGCTTTGCCGGAACTGCTTCCGCAACGCCTGCCAATTGGCCCGGGGAAAAGACGGTTTCCATACGGTGGATTGCCATGCGGGGCAGAGGTTTTCCGTCCGTCCGATCGGCGAGATTGGCGGCGCGGGCGTCCTGCTGCTGACCGGCCGTGTGACGGCAGGTGCGCGGCGGAAAACGGCTGAAGATAGCGCCGGAAAGCAAACCGTCCCGCAAAGCATCAAGACGCAGGAAGCTTACAGGGGGGCGCTGGATCTGATCGGCATCACACTGCCTTACCTGCGCATCCGCCTCGATGTCGACCTGCTGTTGGCCGCCCGCGAATTCCCTCCCATGGTGCGAAAGGCCTGCCAGTATGTGGATGATCATTTCCAGGAAAACATCAGCGTGGCAGGCGTGGCGCTGGCATGCGGAGTGAGCGAGGATTACCTTTCCCACACATTTTCCAAATGCACGGGCAATCCCCTGAGCCGATACATCGCGGCGGTCCGCATAGGCCATGCAATGTACCTGTTGCAGGATGAGAAACCCGGTATCGCGGAGATCGCCTTCGAGGTGGGCTTCGGGTCGCTCTCGCAGTTCAACCGGACATTCCGGGCGCTCCGTGGAATGGCTCCGGGAGAGTTCCGGCGCCAGGAGCGCGAAGGCTCAGGGAAATAA
- a CDS encoding cytidine deaminase — MTTENLIAAAWKARDMAYAPYSDFQVGAALLASDGRVFAGCNVENISYGLTNCAERVAIGAAVAAGAREFEMVAVVADTAEPVSPCGACRQVLAEFGVKTVILANHAGSIEFSLDELLPRASTGILDRP; from the coding sequence ATGACAACCGAGAATCTCATCGCAGCTGCGTGGAAAGCGCGGGATATGGCCTACGCGCCATACTCGGATTTCCAGGTCGGGGCGGCTTTGTTGGCCAGCGATGGGCGGGTGTTTGCCGGCTGCAATGTCGAGAACATCTCCTATGGGTTGACGAATTGCGCCGAACGGGTGGCGATCGGCGCAGCGGTTGCAGCGGGCGCGCGGGAATTCGAAATGGTGGCTGTGGTGGCCGATACGGCCGAACCGGTGTCGCCTTGCGGGGCGTGTCGGCAGGTCTTGGCGGAATTCGGCGTCAAAACCGTGATCCTTGCGAATCATGCGGGAAGCATCGAATTTTCCCTGGATGAACTGCTCCCCAGAGCCAGCACGGGCATCCTAGATAGGCCGTAG
- a CDS encoding rRNA pseudouridine synthase, translating into MKLVKLLANLGYGSRKEADRLIRSGAVTDREGNILGAKDFPGAEKVLVAGEALDPQAPLLIALNKPAGFTCSTEDPGDTVYDLLPPRFSKRNPGLNPVGRLDKDTTGLLLMSDDGKFLHQVIHPKSGCLKVYHAVLDRPLSGSEGERFGSGELLLESDAKPLLPAGFEALGEREALVTLHEGRYHQVRRMFAAVGNHVLALKRISIGGLKLPEELAEGEWRPLSPEEKAAIFGK; encoded by the coding sequence ATGAAACTGGTGAAACTTTTGGCAAACCTCGGCTACGGCTCGCGCAAGGAGGCGGACAGGCTGATCCGCAGCGGGGCGGTGACGGATCGCGAGGGAAACATCCTCGGCGCCAAGGATTTTCCAGGCGCGGAGAAGGTCCTGGTGGCGGGGGAGGCGCTCGATCCGCAGGCGCCGCTCTTGATCGCGCTCAACAAGCCCGCCGGCTTCACATGCAGCACCGAGGATCCCGGCGATACGGTCTATGATCTGCTGCCGCCCAGGTTTTCCAAGCGGAACCCGGGGCTCAACCCCGTCGGCCGCCTCGACAAGGACACCACCGGGCTGCTGCTGATGAGCGATGACGGGAAATTCCTCCACCAGGTCATACACCCGAAGTCCGGCTGCCTGAAAGTCTATCACGCCGTTCTGGACAGGCCGCTTTCCGGGAGCGAGGGCGAACGCTTCGGCTCCGGCGAGCTGCTGCTTGAAAGCGATGCGAAGCCGCTGCTCCCGGCGGGCTTCGAGGCGCTTGGTGAAAGGGAGGCGCTGGTCACCTTGCACGAAGGCCGATACCACCAGGTGCGGCGCATGTTCGCCGCCGTGGGGAACCATGTGCTAGCCCTCAAGCGGATTTCCATAGGTGGGCTCAAGCTGCCGGAGGAACTCGCGGAAGGTGAGTGGCGCCCGCTTTCCCCGGAGGAAAAAGCCGCGATCTTCGGCAAATGA
- a CDS encoding OmpA family protein yields the protein MNPWLIMDGMEQDYRWSDMRDTGGYRLPGPEHLGRWATAAMLVSILLHVLVFFALDHVKVALGISVAEDLSTGPINVRQVEVKPYEPELALPPEESITPPAESAALLEEVDLLELLPEDVEIDIAPSITDPEYALKMSNPLAEGELDAPDTKLSSDFEISSDLPELGRMETELSPAALGQITVDPGAVNVDDTELKSFTDELIKQGNNGLVDNGKLDGIESLDQLLDLPPNLLLSKKTLLPSDLLFEFGRAELRDSAKVGLMKLALLMDRNPSLYCWIEGHTDLIGGDEANIILSQQRAEAVKTYLVESMRMNPERIITRGFGKTQPLVAGGDADAQAPNRRVEIRMRKTPPTDQPIKVTPKARPVEEETVPPKAILIKPNVPAPPRAMPVPEPPAILRAQPVEEPPPPRALPVEP from the coding sequence ATGAATCCATGGCTTATCATGGATGGCATGGAGCAGGACTATCGCTGGAGCGACATGCGCGATACCGGCGGCTATCGTTTGCCGGGGCCGGAACATCTGGGGCGCTGGGCGACGGCGGCCATGCTGGTATCCATACTGCTGCATGTATTGGTCTTCTTCGCCCTGGATCACGTCAAGGTCGCGCTCGGCATTTCCGTGGCGGAGGATCTTTCCACGGGGCCGATCAATGTCCGGCAGGTGGAGGTGAAGCCCTATGAGCCGGAGCTTGCCCTGCCGCCGGAGGAAAGCATCACCCCGCCCGCGGAATCCGCAGCCCTGCTGGAGGAGGTCGATCTCCTCGAGTTGCTGCCGGAGGATGTGGAAATCGACATCGCGCCTAGCATCACCGATCCCGAATACGCCCTGAAAATGTCCAACCCCCTCGCCGAGGGAGAGCTGGATGCACCCGACACCAAGCTTTCCTCGGATTTCGAGATCAGCTCAGACCTCCCGGAGCTGGGCCGCATGGAGACCGAGCTGAGCCCGGCCGCACTGGGCCAGATCACGGTCGATCCCGGCGCGGTGAACGTGGACGACACGGAGCTGAAATCCTTCACCGACGAACTCATCAAGCAAGGCAACAACGGCCTTGTGGACAATGGCAAGCTCGATGGCATCGAGTCCCTCGACCAGCTCCTCGACCTCCCGCCCAACCTTCTCCTTTCCAAGAAAACCCTACTGCCCAGCGACCTGCTCTTCGAGTTCGGCCGCGCGGAACTGCGCGATAGCGCAAAGGTCGGCCTGATGAAGCTCGCGCTCCTCATGGACAGGAACCCCTCCCTCTACTGCTGGATCGAGGGGCACACCGATCTCATCGGCGGGGACGAGGCGAACATCATCCTCTCCCAACAGCGTGCGGAGGCGGTGAAAACGTATCTCGTCGAGTCCATGCGCATGAATCCCGAGCGCATCATCACGCGCGGCTTCGGGAAAACCCAGCCGCTCGTGGCGGGAGGCGATGCGGATGCCCAGGCGCCGAACCGCCGGGTGGAAATCCGCATGAGAAAAACCCCGCCCACCGACCAGCCGATCAAGGTGACCCCGAAGGCAAGGCCAGTGGAGGAGGAGACGGTTCCGCCCAAGGCGATCCTGATCAAGCCGAATGTCCCCGCCCCGCCGAGGGCAATGCCTGTCCCGGAGCCACCCGCCATACTGCGGGCGCAGCCGGTGGAAGAACCGCCCCCGCCCCGCGCCCTGCCAGTCGAGCCGTGA